The Calypte anna isolate BGI_N300 chromosome 2, bCalAnn1_v1.p, whole genome shotgun sequence genome includes a window with the following:
- the NRN1 gene encoding neuritin has product MGLKLNGRYISLILAVQIAYLVQAVRAAGRCDAVFRGFSNCLLRLGDNMANYPQDLDDKRNLQTICAYWDDFHACTLTALTDCQEGATDLWEKLRRESKNLDFQGSLFELCGGGSGAAPSLLPPALPLLLAALWAALVTWLPF; this is encoded by the exons ATGGGACTTAAGTTGAACGGCAGATATATTTCTCTGATCCTTGCTGTACAGATAG cGTACCTGGTGCAGGCGGTGAGAGCGGCGGGGCGGTGCGATGCGGTCTTTAGGGGCTTCTCGAACTGTTTGCTGCGGCTGGGCGATAACATGGCCAACTACCCGCAGGACCTGGACGACAAGAGAAATCTCCAAACGATCTGCGC gtaCTGGGATGATTTCCACGCCTGCACCCTCACAGCGCTCACCGATTGCCAGGAAGGAGCGACAGACCTCTGGGAGAAACTGAGACGGGAATCCAAAAACCTCGATTTCCAAGGCAGCTTGTTTGAACTGTGCGGAGGCGGCAGCGGAGCGGCACCGTCCCTTCTCCCGCCGGCCTTGCCCCTGCTCCTGGCGGCTCTGTGGGCTGCCCTAGTGACCTGGCTGCCTTTCTAG